In Mailhella massiliensis, the following proteins share a genomic window:
- a CDS encoding USH1C-binding protein 1 → MSQVNNTSSLSEILNTIDLGPTGSVQMMFAKLQRAQAEICKAQAEDYMKQIETIQEEQEKCANMISIARDLQQKGKDGEGVGKESISGTKTTGKDCYPMPQELVDYMDKNGLSYPNEDKDYILGEEEWDYALKSLTNYQETIGNKTQTLMVYLQDFIGQYNSYLQGANTQIANANQTLTNLARGQ, encoded by the coding sequence ATGTCTCAAGTGAATAATACCAGCAGTCTTTCCGAAATCCTGAACACCATCGACCTCGGTCCCACCGGCAGCGTGCAGATGATGTTCGCCAAGCTTCAGCGCGCCCAAGCCGAAATCTGCAAGGCGCAGGCCGAAGACTACATGAAGCAGATTGAGACGATCCAGGAGGAGCAGGAAAAATGCGCCAACATGATTTCCATCGCCCGTGATCTCCAGCAAAAAGGAAAAGACGGCGAAGGCGTAGGCAAGGAAAGCATCTCCGGCACGAAAACCACCGGCAAGGACTGCTACCCGATGCCTCAGGAACTTGTGGACTATATGGACAAGAACGGTCTGTCCTACCCCAATGAAGACAAGGACTACATCCTGGGCGAGGAAGAATGGGACTACGCTCTGAAGTCCCTGACCAATTATCAGGAAACCATCGGCAACAAAACGCAGACGCTCATGGTCTATCTTCAGGACTTCATAGGCCAGTACAATTCCTACCTGCAGGGTGCGAACACACAGATCGCCAACGCCAATCAGACACTGACGAATCTGGCTCGCGGGCAGTGA
- the secF gene encoding protein translocase subunit SecF, with translation MALAIFSHETHIDFVGFRKIAYAISCITALIGLVAILLNGGLKYGVDFTGGVIVQIAFEQSIPDEQVKTALEDVNLPGLIVQQVDTDNRNYMLRFSVSDESTQELRQRVTDTLHKTLPNNKFTLQRIESVGPKVGSDLRNMAIEAVFYAVLLITVYISGRFEHSWITAGVMVAVLYGAVYGVSYLGLSKLWGVFLGLIITFVSCWKLKLNFALGATLALVHDVIITVGLLTLLNIEIDLNVIAALLTLVGYSINDTIVVYDRIRENLRNIPHDGNIKPTMESVINVSVNQTLARTVMTSGTTLLASLALYFLGGNVIHSFALTITLGIIFGTFSSVFVASPILIAFGNVDFYHTKVSQKVEFERPGEHGVV, from the coding sequence ATGGCTTTAGCTATTTTTTCTCATGAAACACATATTGACTTCGTAGGTTTTCGAAAAATAGCCTATGCGATCTCATGCATAACGGCGTTGATTGGTTTGGTTGCCATTCTGCTGAATGGTGGACTCAAATATGGCGTTGATTTCACCGGCGGTGTAATTGTCCAGATAGCATTTGAACAGTCGATTCCCGATGAACAGGTAAAAACAGCATTGGAAGATGTCAATTTGCCGGGTTTAATCGTCCAGCAGGTGGATACTGATAATCGAAACTACATGCTGCGTTTTTCCGTATCCGATGAATCGACTCAGGAATTAAGACAACGTGTGACCGACACACTTCATAAAACGCTTCCTAATAACAAGTTCACGCTACAAAGAATTGAATCTGTGGGGCCAAAAGTCGGCAGTGACTTAAGGAATATGGCAATTGAAGCGGTGTTCTACGCGGTGCTTCTGATAACAGTCTATATATCCGGTCGATTCGAGCATAGCTGGATTACCGCGGGCGTCATGGTCGCGGTTCTTTACGGCGCGGTATATGGTGTATCCTATCTAGGATTGAGTAAGCTTTGGGGTGTGTTTTTAGGGTTGATAATCACATTTGTATCTTGTTGGAAACTCAAGCTTAATTTTGCTCTAGGAGCGACTTTGGCACTTGTGCATGACGTTATTATAACAGTCGGACTTCTGACGCTGCTGAATATAGAAATCGATCTTAATGTCATAGCCGCTCTTCTTACACTCGTTGGTTATTCTATCAATGATACTATCGTTGTATATGACAGAATACGGGAAAACCTCAGAAATATTCCGCATGACGGCAATATTAAACCGACGATGGAGTCGGTGATTAACGTATCTGTAAACCAGACACTTGCACGTACTGTCATGACATCTGGAACAACATTGCTGGCAAGCCTCGCGCTGTATTTTCTTGGTGGAAATGTGATACACAGCTTTGCTCTGACCATTACGCTAGGCATCATTTTTGGTACGTTCTCGTCTGTTTTCGTGGCTTCTCCCATTCTCATCGCATTTGGAAATGTCGATTTCTATCATACTAAGGTGAGCCAGAAGGTGGAATTCGAACGCCCCGGTGAACACGGCGTGGTTTAG
- a CDS encoding USH1C-binding protein 1, translated as MMFAKLQLAQAEICKAQAEDYMKQIETIQEEQEKCAKMIEEARNCQQKSKDDEGTGSKSITGKTVGDGCFAMSQELIDYMDKYGLSYPNDDKDYILGTDEWDYALKSLTNYQETIGNKTQTLMVYLQDFIGQYNSYLQGANTQIANANQTLTSLARGQ; from the coding sequence ATGATGTTCGCCAAGCTTCAGCTCGCCCAGGCCGAAATCTGCAAGGCGCAGGCTGAGGACTACATGAAGCAGATAGAGACGATTCAGGAAGAGCAGGAAAAGTGTGCCAAAATGATTGAAGAAGCACGCAATTGCCAACAGAAAAGTAAAGATGATGAAGGGACTGGATCGAAGAGCATCACTGGGAAAACAGTTGGAGACGGGTGCTTTGCAATGTCTCAAGAGCTCATTGACTACATGGATAAGTATGGTCTCTCATACCCAAACGATGATAAGGACTATATTCTTGGAACCGATGAATGGGACTATGCATTGAAGTCCCTGACCAATTATCAGGAAACCATCGGCAACAAGACCCAGACGCTCATGGTCTATCTTCAGGACTTCATAGGTCAGTACAACTCTTATCTGCAAGGTGCGAACACCCAGATCGCCAACGCCAATCAGACTCTTACCAGTCTGGCTCGCGGCCAATAG